A region from the Canis lupus baileyi chromosome 27, mCanLup2.hap1, whole genome shotgun sequence genome encodes:
- the FBRSL1 gene encoding fibrosin-1-like protein isoform X18: MCDSESEGDDKASVGSEKLFAPAADKGANHFVVPDSYPGQRCSRECIHPIRGQERLLSPSLSVMTVVQSRCPWTQYREGAVLLGGAIWMGLDTSGLTAQTGPTLGEEAGPPKVSGLERSRELSAEPPILPPAGPASGALASPPVKKEAPALPRLTPQPPPAAPQPRAPLPTHVPLPLGAFAGHGHGHGHGHGAAAAAAAAHNGLHSFSRSSSASSSASLGLAKHASLSPLGPGPHLSTSHLALRSQAQHQHHAAAMFAAPPTLPPPPALPANSLVIPGHPADASLLISFSQPIMYCQPHSGILIDHELLRQELNARFLVQSAERPGAPLGPGALLRAEFHQHQHTHQHTHQHQHTFAPFPTGLSPTPLLPPTAPPPFDKYAPKLDSSYFRHSNFFPSFSSAIPGLPTLLPHPGPFGSLQGAFQPKTSNPIEVTGRASAVHTLLQKAPGVSDPYRTTVRKPGKWCAVHVQIAWQIYHHQQKIKQMQLDPHKLDLASRPPAPGVFAGLHYPQDLARPLFGSGAAHPTTNPFGPPAHPSSFLTMGHLTDPFSRPGTFGGLGSLGSNAFGGLGSHALTQGSGIFAPKESSSLHGLPSPHETWNRLHRAPPSFPTPPPWPKPVDPDRVSALTNHDREPDKGREERDLLEKTRLLSQASPTAPAGAPVSSLLLRGQGEPCRPGVLAEREREPEPEPRVKESCSPAKDDGAKPAVRPPSPYCKAALGDSLRLAGLLGRELGKPLEVLAQRPQGDVRVKEERREDSDAPEPPAAGLHPAPDHPRVPPAPLQLGLAPAARERLGFTWETLRDAYRGLELPRRALPAPTAAPAPGPAALYEPPERPYRDREPHDYSPERLREARREELERARAAHLDGAALLPALGALHYPRLGAAAAAALHGGLLARTPPAAAAAATAALGAPPPLVAAGAPPTPPGPPPRSRTTPLGGHGPEMRDYSPSRNPQEVEAR, from the exons GCGTCCGTGGGCTCCGAGAAGCTCTTTGCCCCAGCAGCCGATAAAG GTGCAAACCATTTCGTGGTACCGGACAGCTATCCTGGCCAGCGCTGCTCTAGAGAGTGCATCCATCCCATCCGAGGCCAGGAAAGGCTGTTGTCACCCAGCCTATCAGTCATGACTGTGGTCCAGAGTAGGTGTCCTTGGACCCAGTACCGAGAAGGGGCCGTTTTGCTTGGAGGCGCCATCTGGATGGGACTAGACACATCAGGTCTTACAGCACAGACAG GCCCCACGCTGGGCGAGGAGGCCGGGCCGCCCAAAGTCTCGGGCCTGGAGCGCAGCCGCGAGCTGAGCGCCGAGCCACCCATCctgccccccgccggccccgcctcGGGCGCCCTGGCCAGCCCGCCCGTCAAGAAGGaagccccggccctgccccgccTCACCCCGCAGCCtccgcccgcagccccgcagccccgcgccccgctcccgACGCACGTGCCTCTGCCCCTGGGCGCCTTCGccggccacggccacggccacggccacggccacggcgctgcggctgcggctgcggctgcgcaCAACGGCCTGCACAGCTtcag caggagcagcagcgcCAGCAGCAGCGCCAGCCTCGGGCTCGCGAAGCACGCGTCCCTGTCGCCTCTCGGGCCGGGCCCCCACCTGTCTACCTCACACTTGGCGCTCCGCTCGCaggcccagcaccagcaccacgcGGCGGCCATGTTCGCCGCCCCCCCGAcactgcccccgcccccggcgctgCCGGCCAACAGCCTGGTCATCCCAGGACACCCTGCCG ATGCCAGCCTGTTGATCTCATTCAGCCAGCCAATCATGTATTGCCAGCCTCATTCGGGGATTCTGATTG ATCACGAGCTGCTCAGGCAAGAGCTGAACGCGCGTTTTCTGGTCCAGAGCGCTGAGCGGCCCGGCGCCCCCCTGGGCCCGGGGGCTCTGCTGCGGGCGGAGTTCCACCAGCACCAACACACACACCAGCACACACACCAGCACCAACACACATTTGCCCCCTTCCCCACGGGGCTGTCCCCGACGCCTCTCCTGCCGCCCACCGCACCCCCGCCG TTTGATAAATATGCACCCAAGCTGGACAGCTCCTACTTCCGACATTCCAAC TTTTTCCCGTCCTTCTCTTCTGCCATCCCCGGACTGCCCACCCTGCTCCCACACCCAGGCCCCTTTGGGTCCCTACAGGGTGCTTTTCAGCCCAAG ACTTCAAACCCAATCGAGGTAACAGGCCGGGCCAGTGCTGTTCACACCCTTCTCCAGAAAGCCCCTGGG GTGTCCGACCCATACCGGACCACAGTCAGG AAACCTGGGAAGTGGTGTGCTGTACACGTGCAGATTGCCTGGCAGATCTACCACCATCAGCAGAAGATAAAG CAGATGCAGCTGGACCCTCACAAGCTGGACTTGGCCAGcagacccccagccccaggcgTGTTTGCTGGACTCCACTACCCGCAGGACCTAGCCCGGCCCCTCTTCGGCTCGG GTGCTGCCCATCCCACCACCAACCCATTTGGACCCCCGGCCCATCCCAGCAGCTTCCTGACCATGGGTCACCTGACAG ACCCTTTCAGCAGGCCAGGTACCTTTGGGGGCCTGGGGAGCCTGGGCAGCAACGCCTTCGGAGGCTTAGGGAGCCATGCACTGA CTCAGGGCAGCGGCATCTTTGCCCCCAAGGAGAGCTCCTCGCTGCATGGCCTACCTAGCCCCCATGAGACCTGGAATCGACTGCACCGGGCGCCCCCCTCGTTTCCCACACCACCCCCATGGCCTAAACCTGTGGACCCTGATCGGGTCTCAGCCCTGACCAACCACGACCGAGAGCCGGACAAGGGCAGGGAGGAGCG GGACCTCCTGGAGAAGACGCGCCTGCTGAGCCAGGCGTCACCCACAGCCCCAGCAGGGGCCCCGGTCAGCAGCCTCCTGCTCCGCGGCCAGGGCGAACCCTGCCGGCCCGGAGTCCTCGCCGAGCGCGAGcgcgagcccgagcccgagccccgcGTCAAGGAGAGCTGCTCTCCGGCCAAGGACGACGGCGCCAAGCCGGCTGTGCGCCCACCGTCCCCCTACTGCAAGGCGGCCCTGGGCGACAGCCTGCGTCTAGCCGGCCTCCTGGGCCGGGAGCTGGGAAAGCCCTTGGAGGTGCTGGCCCAGCGGCCCCAAGGTGACGTCAGGGTCAAGGAGGAGCGCAGGGAAGACAGCGACGCGCCCGAGCCCCCCGCGGCCGGCTTGCACCCAGCGCCCGATCACCCACGCGTGCCCCCTGCGCCCCTGCAGCTCGGGCTGGCCCCGGCGGCCCGCGAGCGCCTGGGCTTCACGTGGGAGACCCTGCGCGATGCCTACCGCGGCCTGGAGCTGCCCCGGCGCGCCCTGCCCGCCCCcaccgccgcccccgccccgggccccgccgccctcTACGAGCCCCCCGAGCGCCCCTACCGCGACCGCGAACCGCATGATTACAGCCCTGAGCGCCTGAGGGAGGCGCGCCGGGAGGAGCTGGAGCGCGCGCGGGCCGCACACCTCGACGGCGCCGCGCTCCTGCCCGCGCTGGGCGCCCTGCACTACCCGCGCctcggggccgccgccgccgccgcgctgcaCGGCGGGCTCCTGGCGCGgaccccgcccgccgccgccgccgcggccacCGCTGCCCTGGGCGCGCCCCCCCCGCTGGTGGCTGCCGGCGCGCCCCCCACGcctcccgggccgccgccgcgcaGCAGGACTACGCCGCTTGGGGGCCACGGGCCCGAGATGCGCGACTACTCCCCGTCCCGCAACCCCCAGGAGGTGGAGGCCCGGTag
- the FBRSL1 gene encoding fibrosin-1-like protein isoform X20 produces MCDSESEGDDKASVGSEKLFAPAADKGPTLGEEAGPPKVSGLERSRELSAEPPILPPAGPASGALASPPVKKEAPALPRLTPQPPPAAPQPRAPLPTHVPLPLGAFAGHGHGHGHGHGAAAAAAAAHNGLHSFSRSSSASSSASLGLAKHASLSPLGPGPHLSTSHLALRSQAQHQHHAAAMFAAPPTLPPPPALPANSLVIPGHPADASLLISFSQPIMYCQPHSGILIDHELLRQELNARFLVQSAERPGAPLGPGALLRAEFHQHQHTHQHTHQHQHTFAPFPTGLSPTPLLPPTAPPPFDKYAPKLDSSYFRHSNFFPSFSSAIPGLPTLLPHPGPFGSLQGAFQPKTSNPIEVTGRASAVHTLLQKAPGVSDPYRTTVRKPGKWCAVHVQIAWQIYHHQQKIKQMQLDPHKLDLASRPPAPGVFAGLHYPQDLARPLFGSGAAHPTTNPFGPPAHPSSFLTMGHLTDPFSRPGTFGGLGSLGSNAFGGLGSHALTQGSGIFAPKESSSLHGLPSPHETWNRLHRAPPSFPTPPPWPKPVDPDRVSALTNHDREPDKGREERDLLEKTRLLSQASPTAPAGAPVSSLLLRGQGEPCRPGVLAEREREPEPEPRVKESCSPAKDDGAKPAVRPPSPYCKAALGDSLRLAGLLGRELGKPLEVLAQRPQGDVRVKEERREDSDAPEPPAAGLHPAPDHPRVPPAPLQLGLAPAARERLGFTWETLRDAYRGLELPRRALPAPTAAPAPGPAALYEPPERPYRDREPHDYSPERLREARREELERARAAHLDGAALLPALGALHYPRLGAAAAAALHGGLLARTPPAAAAAATAALGAPPPLVAAGAPPTPPGPPPRSRTTPLGGHGPEMRDYSPSRNPQEVEAR; encoded by the exons GCGTCCGTGGGCTCCGAGAAGCTCTTTGCCCCAGCAGCCGATAAAG GCCCCACGCTGGGCGAGGAGGCCGGGCCGCCCAAAGTCTCGGGCCTGGAGCGCAGCCGCGAGCTGAGCGCCGAGCCACCCATCctgccccccgccggccccgcctcGGGCGCCCTGGCCAGCCCGCCCGTCAAGAAGGaagccccggccctgccccgccTCACCCCGCAGCCtccgcccgcagccccgcagccccgcgccccgctcccgACGCACGTGCCTCTGCCCCTGGGCGCCTTCGccggccacggccacggccacggccacggccacggcgctgcggctgcggctgcggctgcgcaCAACGGCCTGCACAGCTtcag caggagcagcagcgcCAGCAGCAGCGCCAGCCTCGGGCTCGCGAAGCACGCGTCCCTGTCGCCTCTCGGGCCGGGCCCCCACCTGTCTACCTCACACTTGGCGCTCCGCTCGCaggcccagcaccagcaccacgcGGCGGCCATGTTCGCCGCCCCCCCGAcactgcccccgcccccggcgctgCCGGCCAACAGCCTGGTCATCCCAGGACACCCTGCCG ATGCCAGCCTGTTGATCTCATTCAGCCAGCCAATCATGTATTGCCAGCCTCATTCGGGGATTCTGATTG ATCACGAGCTGCTCAGGCAAGAGCTGAACGCGCGTTTTCTGGTCCAGAGCGCTGAGCGGCCCGGCGCCCCCCTGGGCCCGGGGGCTCTGCTGCGGGCGGAGTTCCACCAGCACCAACACACACACCAGCACACACACCAGCACCAACACACATTTGCCCCCTTCCCCACGGGGCTGTCCCCGACGCCTCTCCTGCCGCCCACCGCACCCCCGCCG TTTGATAAATATGCACCCAAGCTGGACAGCTCCTACTTCCGACATTCCAAC TTTTTCCCGTCCTTCTCTTCTGCCATCCCCGGACTGCCCACCCTGCTCCCACACCCAGGCCCCTTTGGGTCCCTACAGGGTGCTTTTCAGCCCAAG ACTTCAAACCCAATCGAGGTAACAGGCCGGGCCAGTGCTGTTCACACCCTTCTCCAGAAAGCCCCTGGG GTGTCCGACCCATACCGGACCACAGTCAGG AAACCTGGGAAGTGGTGTGCTGTACACGTGCAGATTGCCTGGCAGATCTACCACCATCAGCAGAAGATAAAG CAGATGCAGCTGGACCCTCACAAGCTGGACTTGGCCAGcagacccccagccccaggcgTGTTTGCTGGACTCCACTACCCGCAGGACCTAGCCCGGCCCCTCTTCGGCTCGG GTGCTGCCCATCCCACCACCAACCCATTTGGACCCCCGGCCCATCCCAGCAGCTTCCTGACCATGGGTCACCTGACAG ACCCTTTCAGCAGGCCAGGTACCTTTGGGGGCCTGGGGAGCCTGGGCAGCAACGCCTTCGGAGGCTTAGGGAGCCATGCACTGA CTCAGGGCAGCGGCATCTTTGCCCCCAAGGAGAGCTCCTCGCTGCATGGCCTACCTAGCCCCCATGAGACCTGGAATCGACTGCACCGGGCGCCCCCCTCGTTTCCCACACCACCCCCATGGCCTAAACCTGTGGACCCTGATCGGGTCTCAGCCCTGACCAACCACGACCGAGAGCCGGACAAGGGCAGGGAGGAGCG GGACCTCCTGGAGAAGACGCGCCTGCTGAGCCAGGCGTCACCCACAGCCCCAGCAGGGGCCCCGGTCAGCAGCCTCCTGCTCCGCGGCCAGGGCGAACCCTGCCGGCCCGGAGTCCTCGCCGAGCGCGAGcgcgagcccgagcccgagccccgcGTCAAGGAGAGCTGCTCTCCGGCCAAGGACGACGGCGCCAAGCCGGCTGTGCGCCCACCGTCCCCCTACTGCAAGGCGGCCCTGGGCGACAGCCTGCGTCTAGCCGGCCTCCTGGGCCGGGAGCTGGGAAAGCCCTTGGAGGTGCTGGCCCAGCGGCCCCAAGGTGACGTCAGGGTCAAGGAGGAGCGCAGGGAAGACAGCGACGCGCCCGAGCCCCCCGCGGCCGGCTTGCACCCAGCGCCCGATCACCCACGCGTGCCCCCTGCGCCCCTGCAGCTCGGGCTGGCCCCGGCGGCCCGCGAGCGCCTGGGCTTCACGTGGGAGACCCTGCGCGATGCCTACCGCGGCCTGGAGCTGCCCCGGCGCGCCCTGCCCGCCCCcaccgccgcccccgccccgggccccgccgccctcTACGAGCCCCCCGAGCGCCCCTACCGCGACCGCGAACCGCATGATTACAGCCCTGAGCGCCTGAGGGAGGCGCGCCGGGAGGAGCTGGAGCGCGCGCGGGCCGCACACCTCGACGGCGCCGCGCTCCTGCCCGCGCTGGGCGCCCTGCACTACCCGCGCctcggggccgccgccgccgccgcgctgcaCGGCGGGCTCCTGGCGCGgaccccgcccgccgccgccgccgcggccacCGCTGCCCTGGGCGCGCCCCCCCCGCTGGTGGCTGCCGGCGCGCCCCCCACGcctcccgggccgccgccgcgcaGCAGGACTACGCCGCTTGGGGGCCACGGGCCCGAGATGCGCGACTACTCCCCGTCCCGCAACCCCCAGGAGGTGGAGGCCCGGTag